A DNA window from Ammospiza caudacuta isolate bAmmCau1 chromosome 21, bAmmCau1.pri, whole genome shotgun sequence contains the following coding sequences:
- the FKBP15 gene encoding FK506-binding protein 15 — protein MFAAAEEDDADFLSPASGARLASLFGLDQTVSSQGNDFFQFTAPKQPKKGQTAAGQPQKAPAASGAPSVLAATAVLAYRYTNGQYLKQGKYGAAVVGNHTTKEYRILLYISQQQQITSARIHPGFVLTVQPNNYSTFYDDQRQNWSIMFESEKAAVDFSKQVCIAKCNSSPALDSVLCQDLLLGEGQGVEGGDSLEVAYTGWLFQNNGLGQVFDSNVNKDKLLRLKLGSGKVIKGWEEGMLGMKKGGRRFLIIPPAWAYGAQGVAARVPPDSTLVFEVELRRVKLAKESSGSDGLSVSSRDSPAPSPVPSSDGFSSDSALVPPSTIPPKPGEPAVRAKSNSISEQLANPDVAKAKLISRMAKMGQPMLPFLAGTAGSQLDSSDSEIEDPNTLRGTTQPVASTRPSQPAQAVLPTVSTQVPQASGAAPSVSSAALIPATIQPHSALPGGAQGFQAYPGVAFAYPQTAASASQLQPVGQMYPAPYQAPGDVTSFLMTEARQHNTEIRLAVSKVVDKMDHLAAQVEELKKQSSASSSLLPGISSVTMEASMIMSNIQRIIQENERLKQEIFEKSSRIEEQNEKISELIERNQRYVEQSNLLMEQRNHSLQTTNESTQARVLHAEQEKHMLPVDRGWDQAKVAEELAAATAQVSQLQLELTAHQKKEMDLRKQLSCAVQDAERQEAELNKLQAQVAELQEASQDTQSRFKAEKQSRKQLDMRIAALEEELADLRVEKETLERNLAERKKKSLSERAQAEEEMEEIRRSYQQELDKLRQLLKKARTSTDQAAAEQLSVIQAELESQCEAKWERALASAKEQHARQCQELCEQRDSLQHQLAQLEEKLTALKHSKKAEEQKLSEAQQRLEELEPIQEKFSALQADMGALRARYEERLRELHQDQDGSSPADYTEQVKKIMNGVFQSLRGEFELDEMYSGRTVLGVVMNTIKTVTLQLLNRQQEKPERGSENEECGTGAGRQEGSPGARTEHREALQHSPAQSPAAPADPGGVTRGSLQPGQAAPHPAGPRAPEETLSSGVAEEEKVQEEHLPRTAGSSLDAEKEPVLAGQPVPGLDSVPIRRAGPEQDPSAVPSVPGAKPGEGDEAAPPAVEQKAEEAGGGLEPPPFNGEEENGTDPWDGADSEQEPASVSSRAEPGSAVLGKAAGSQELGSNPRHTNSSLFEDDNFETASPEPLEREVPEEEEEEEDIDMVVSMKGRPPPLPLFGDDDEDDLAAGGSSATRGCAGDLAAGGSSATRGCAGDLAAEGSSSTSACSDVSR, from the exons ATGTTCGCGGCGGCCGAGGAGGACGACGCCGATTTCCTGTCCCCGGCCAGCGG AGCCAGATTAGCCTCTCTCTTTGGCCTGGATCAAACAGTCTCAAGCCAGGGAAATGATTTCTTCCAGTTCACTGCACCAAAGCAGCCCAAGAAGGGTCAGACAGCAGCTG ggcagcCCCAGAAGGCCCCGGCAGCCTCGGGAGCCCCCTCAGTGCTGGCGGCCACGGCCGTGCTCGCCTATCGATA TACAAATGGGCAGTACTTGAAGCAAGGCAAGTATGGAGCAGCTGTAGTGGGGAACCACACCACCAAAGAG TACAGGATCCTCCTTTAcatcagccagcagcagcagatcacCTCTGCAAGGATCCACCCAGGCTTTGTGCTCACG GTTCAGCCCAACAATTACAGCACGTTCTATGATGATCAGAGGCAGAACTGGTCCATCATGTTTGAGTcagaaaaggcagcagtggATTTCAGTAAGCAG GTGTGCATTGCCAAGTGCAACAGCTCTCCAGCCCTGGACTCAGTCCTCTGCCAGGATCTCCTCCTGGGAGAAGGGCAGGGGGTGGAAGGAGGAGACTCCCTGGAGGTTGCCTATACAGGATGGCTGTTCCAGAACAACGGCCTTGGACAG GTGTTTGACTCTAATGTTAACAAAGACAAGCTGCTGCGGCTGAAGCTGGGCTCTGGAAAGGTCATCAAG GGCTGGGAAGAAGGAATGCTGGGCATGAAGAAAGGAGGGCGAAGGTTCCTCATCATTCCTCCAGCCTGGGCCTATGGGGCTCAGGGCGTGGCTGCTCGAGTGCCCCCAGACTCCACTCTGGTGTTTGAGGTGGAGCTCAGGAGG GTGAAGCtggcaaaggagagctctggtTCAGATGGGCTGAGTGTCAGTTCAAGGGATTCTCCTGCACCTTCTCCAGTTCCCAGCTCAGATGGCTTCTCCTCAGACTCTGCTTTAGTGCCTCCCTCCACCATCCCTCCAAAGCCTGG GGAGCCAGCTGTCCGGGCCAAGTCCAACTCCATCAGTGAGCAGCTTGCA AACCCAGATGTGGCAAAGGCAAAACTGATTTCTCGGATGGCCAAAATGGGACAGCCCATGCTGCCTTTCCttgctgggacagcagggagccagcTGGACTCCAGTGACTCAGAAATAGAG GATCCCAATACTCTGAGAGGGACAACACAACCAGTGGCTTCAACCAgaccctcccagccagcccaggcagtgctgcccacAGTGTCCACACAAG TACCTCAAGCATCTGGTGCTGCACCTTCAGTATCTTCTGCTGCTTTAATTCCTGCAACGATCCAGCCCCAttcagctctgcctggaggAGCACAAGGCTTTCAG GCATATCCAGGAGTGGCATTTGCTTACCCCCAAACTGCTGCATCTGCCTCTCAACTGCAGCCTGTGGGTCAGATGTATCCTGCTCCTTACCAAG CCCCTGGAGATGTCACTTCCTTTTTGATGACAGAAGCTCGGCAGCACAACACTGAAATCCGACTGGCTGTGAGCAAAGTCGTGGATAAAATGGATCACCTGGCTGCCCAG GTGGAGGAGCTGAAGAAGCAAAGCAGTGCtagcagctccctgctgcctggcATCTCCTCTGTCACCATGGAGGCCTCCATGATCATGAGCAACATCCAGCGCATCATCCAG GAGAATGAGAGACTGAAGCAGGAGATCTTTGAGAAGAGCAGTCGGATTGAGGAGCAGAATGAGAAGATCAGTGAGTTGATTGAACGTAACCAGAG GTATGTGGAGCAGAGTAACCTGCTGATGGAGCAGAGGAACCACTCCCTGCAGACCACAAACGAGAGCACACAGGCAAGAGTGTTGCatgcagagcaggagaag CACATGCTGCCAGTGGATCGGGGCTGGGACCAG GCCAAAGTtgcagaggagctggcagctgccacagcccaggtttcccagctgcagctggagctcacTGCCCACCAGAAGAAGGAGATGGACCTGAGGAagcagctctcctgtgctgtgcaggatgCAGAGAGACAGGAGGCAGAGCTCAACaagctgcaggcacaggtgGCAG agctgcaggaagccTCTCAGGACACTCAGAGCAGGTTCAAGGCTGAGAAGCAGAGCCGCAAACAGCTGGATATGAGAATTGCAGCACTGGAGGAAGAGCTGGCAGACCTGAGGGTGGAAAAGGAGACTCTGGAAAGG aatcttgcagagaggaagaagaaatcGCTGTCAGAGAGAGCTcaggcagaggaggagatggaggagattCGCAGGTCGtaccagcaggagctggacaAGCTCAGGCAGCTCCTGAAAAAGGCCAGGACCTCGACtgaccaggcagcagcagagcag CTGTCAGTgatccaggcagagctggagtcCCAGTGTGAGGCCAAGTGGGAGCGTGCCCTGGCCTCAGCCAAGGAGCAGCACGCCcggcagtgccaggagctgtgtgagcagagggactccctgcagcaccagctggcCCAGCTGGAAGAGAAG CTCACAGCTCTCAAACACTCGAAAAAAGCAGAGGAGCAAAAATTGTCTGAGGCTCAGCAACgtttggaggagctggagcctATCCAAGAGAAG ttctcagccctgcaggcagacaTGGGAGCACTGAGGGCTCGCTATGAGGAACGGCTCCGAGAGCTGCACCAGGATCAGGATGGATCTTCCCCTGCAGACTACACTGAGCAA GTAAAGAAGATCATGAACGGTGTATTTCAGTCTCTTCGGGGTGAATTTGAGCTGGATGAGATGTACAGTGGCAGGACAGTCCTGGGGGTGGTCATGAACACTATCAAG actgtgacactgcagctgctcaacAGGCAGCAGGAGAAACCAGAGCGTGGCAGTGAAAATGAGGAAtgtggcacaggagcagggagacaGGAGGGATCACCTGGAGCAAGGACTGAGCACAGAGaggccctgcagcacagcccagcacagagccctgcagccccagctgacCCTGGGGGAGTGACCAGaggctccctgcagccaggccaggctgctcctcaccctgctgggcCCAGAGCTCCTGAGGAGACACTCAGCAGTGGGGTGGCAGAGGAAGAGAAGGTTCAGGAGGAGCATCTGCCTCGCACAGCTGGTTCCAGCCTGGATGCTGAGAAGGAGCCTGTGCTTGCAGGACAGCCTGTTCCTGGGCTGGACAGTGTTCCCATCAGGAGGGCTGGCCCAGAACAGGATCCCTCTGCTGTGCCTTCTGTTCCAGGAGCCAAGCCAGGAGAGGGGGATgaggcagcacctccagctgtggagcAGAAGGCAGAGGAGGCTGGGGGAGGTTTAGAACCTCCTCCCTTTaatggggaggaggagaatgGCACAGACCCATGGGATGGAGCTGACTCTGAGCAGGAACCTGCTTCAGtgtccagcagagcagagccaggctcagctgtcctgggaaaagctgcagGATCTCAGGAACTGGGCTCCAATCCCAGGCACACAAATTCCAG CCTCTTTGAGGATGACAACTTTGAAACAGCATCTCCTGAACCACTGGAGCGTGAGGTtcccgaggaggaggaggaagaggaggataTTGATATGGTGGTG AGCATGAAGGGGCGTCCCCCTCCCCTGCCGCTCTTcggtgatgatgatgaagatgacCTGGCAGCAGGGGGCTCTTCGGCCACTCGTGGGTGTGCAGGTGACCTGGCAGCAGGGGGCTCCTCTGCCACTCGTGGTTGTGCAGGGGACCTGGCAGCAGAGGGCTCTTCCTCCACCAGTGCGTGCTCAGACGTGTCACGCTGA